The following proteins come from a genomic window of Aspergillus luchuensis IFO 4308 DNA, chromosome 3, nearly complete sequence:
- a CDS encoding uncharacterized protein (COG:S;~EggNog:ENOG410PG01;~InterPro:IPR001060,IPR027267,IPR018808,IPR028565;~PFAM:PF00611,PF10291), producing MELSRQEYPALLASLQPGQATSVLNDRIRIINKVNADIADWLQERRRIEELYAQGLRKLAHRPQLDNGAALGVFQIPWQRIITATESIASSHETFAHKIEEDVERPLREYNTKNRELSSMAGIQSDLAGLAKNYEASQKKVEKAREKGPKGADKLASAIAAAEEISQQWDSRAPFVFEQLQAADEGRLNHLRDALTQLETHETDQVERCRQAAESCLNVLLNVETADEIKTFAAKINGGRPVVPRRQQTTSPPPVAPLSPPPRLQDDAASQRSEHSGPVRTPPAPEPRHNTPLGGLKRLGTVMNRRRSIVQPSSAGPFFSDKKHRSPFASFKRGDSRELQIPETPTEGMERPSTAMTTQDTEPPAISSESHEHEGFAGATSTAVPQSAPATANGATSHEAPSEEITAAAGVSRNEPRVDSEGFTERPETIDEITRAQREAAGLEEPGMNLTIRDQPIFEDEDQAKQAMDDMANQLRMRAQQSGVRRNAGTLRGRRDVRNTVFIPTPAPGNDLPAIPSTLDTSAPTSPSLQARHVASPSTATDDHAMSDTTSIRSSHTLHSAPGPVSHPDLHEPGLNASIIDTVSAWFTEGAVSKSFVVGELALAYNATPDVTPGSTRVRLDNFQILEKVAANPHFVTEDKGKDQFDEKRGEYEVNLASIARSSPTVAFKYQIHMEPSVAAAYCPVIFRPVWNLEEHQASAIIYYSLNSSFTSAPGGSITLRNLVLTVNLDTSPVEGREVAHATAAVMYPNTGATFRRKQSAVTWKIPELEVKADSDAKLLVRFSTTASWPRQGKVDAKFEVHTLDDGSRLGISTASPTNLVKGSDPFADEEAGSQTPELQPSVEWKNVPTARKLLGGKYVSS from the exons ATGGAACTCTCACGGCAGGAGTATCCAGCGTTGCTG GCCTCTTTGCAGCCCGGCCAAGCTACAAGTGTTCTCAATGATCGCATTCGCATCATAAACAAAGTCAATGCGGACATCGCGGACTGGCTCCAG GAACGTCGTCGCATTGAAGAGTTGTATGCTCAAGGGCTGCGGAAACTTGCGCATCGGCCACAGTTGGACAATGGCGCAGCGCTCGG TGTCTTCCAGATACCGTGGCAGCGCATTATCACTGCCACCGAATCGATTGCCTCTTCGCACGAAACTTTCGCTCATAAAATTGAGGAGGACGTAGAACGTCCGCTGCGAGAGTATAACACGAAAAATCGGGAATTGTCTTCCATGGCTGGTATCCAGAGCGACCTTGCGGGACTGGCTAAGAACTACGAAGCATCCCAGAAGAAAGTAGAAAAGGCCAGGGAGAAGGGCCCGAAGGGTGCCGATAAGCTGGCTAgcgccatcgccgccgcAGAAGAAATTAGCCAGCAATGGGATTCCAGAGCGCCATTTGTCTTCGAACAGCTTCAGGCAGCAGATGAGGGCCGTCTCAATCACCTGCGAGATGCTCTCACTCAATTGGAGACCCATGAGACGGATCAGGTTGAGCGCTGCCGTCAGGCTGCCGAAAGCTGTCTGAACGTTCTTCTGAACGTAGAGACTGCAGATGAGATCAAGACATTTGCTGCGAAAATTAATGGAGGAAGACCTGTCGTTCCGAGGAGACAACAAACTACCTCGCCTCCCCCAGTAGCACCTCTGTCGCCTCCACCACGCCTGCAGGATGATGCTGCTAGTCAGCGATCGGAACATTCGGGTCCAGTTAGGACACCTCCAG CACCCGAGCCCCGGCACAATACACCCCTGGGTGGCCTTAAAAGGCTGGGAACCGTCATGAACCGACGGAGGAGCATTGTTCAGCCTTCTAGCGCTggtcccttcttctccgataAAAAACACCGCAGTCCGTTTGCCTCCTTTAAGAGGGGTGATTCGCGCGAGTTGCAGATTCCGGAGACCCCAACCGAAGGAATGGAGCGCCCCAGCACTGCCATGACTACTCAGGATACTGAGCCTCCAGCTATCTCGAGTGAATCTCATGAGCATGAGGGATTTGCTGGCGCGACATCCACTGCAGTGCCCCAGTCAGCACCGGCTACCGCCAACGGAGCAACATCTCACGAAGCTCCTTCTGAAGAAatcactgccgctgctggcgTGTCACGCAATGAG CCACGAGTCGACTCAGAAGGTTTCACGGAGCGTCCGGAGACCATTGACGAGATTACCAGGGCCCAAAGAGAGGCGGCCGG ACTGGAGGAGCCCGGGATGAATTTGACAATACGAGACCAGCCAATTTTTGAGGACGAGGATCAAGCCAAGCAAGCGATGGATGATATGGCTAATCAGCTCAGAATG CGAGCTCAGCAGAGTGGTGTCCGACGAAATGCTGGAACCTTACGTGGCCGTCGCGATGTCCGTAACACTGTCTTTATTCCTACACCTGCACCGGGAAATGACCTCCCTGCCATACCATCAACCTTGGATACGTCCGctccaacctctccatcTTTGCAAGCCAGGCATGTTGCCTCGCCTAGCACGGCTACAGACGACCATGCCATGTCCGACACGACCTCGATTCGCTCGTCTCATACTCTACATAGTGCTCCGGGTCCCGTCTCGCACCCCGACCTTCACGAACCAGGTCTCAACGCATCTATCATAGACACAGTCAGTGCATGGTTCACTGAGGGTGCGGTATCCAAATCGTTTGTCGTTGGAGAACTTGCGTTGGCATACAATGCTACACCGGATGTGACTCCAGGTAGCACACGGGTTCGCCTTGACAATTTCCAGATTCTTGAGAAGGTGGCTGCCAACCCGCACTTCGTGACGGAAGACAAAGGCAAGGATCAATTTGATGAAAAGAGGGGTGAATATGAGGTGAACCTGGCTAGCATTGCTCGGTCTTCGCCGACGGTAGCTTTCAAGTACCAAATTCACATGGAACCCTCCGTTGCCGCAGCCTATTGCCCTGTCATTTTCAGACCAGTGTGGAATCTCGAAGAGCACCAAGCCAGTGCGATCATCTACTATTCTCTCAACTCCTCGTTCACGTCTGCGCCAGGAGGCTCAATTACCCTCAGGAATCTTGTTTTGACAGTAAACCTGGACACGTCTCCTGTGGAAGGGCGCGAAGTGGCTCATGCCACAGCAGCCGTCATGTACCCGAACACCGGTGCAACATTCCGTCGCAAGCAGTCTGCAGTGACCTGGAAAATTCCTGAACTTGAAGTCAAGGCTGACTCTGATGCCAAGTTGCTGGTCCGATTTTCGACGACAGCCAGTTGGCCACGACAGGGCAAGGTCGATGCCAAGTTCGAGGTTCACACGCTTGATGATGGATCCCGTCTGGGAATCAGCACCGCTTCCCCGACTAATCTGGTGAAGGGCTCTGACCCCTTTGCAGACGAAGAGGCCGGCAGCCAGACTCCTGAACTGCAGCCATCTGTTGAATGGAAGAATGTCCCGACTGCCCGAAAGCTGCTCGGGGGTAAATATGTCTCATCTTAA